In a genomic window of Panthera tigris isolate Pti1 chromosome D4, P.tigris_Pti1_mat1.1, whole genome shotgun sequence:
- the LOC102969290 gene encoding procathepsin L-like isoform X2, with amino-acid sequence MHPAFFLATLCLGIASAAPQVNQSLDEQWSQWKATHGKLYSMVEGQKRAVWERNMQMIEQHNREHSQGKHSFTMAMNGFGDMTSEEFKQVLNDLKIQKHKKGKVFQAPLFAEIPSSVDWREKGYVTPGDCHSCWAFSATGALEGQMFRKTGKLVSLSEQNLVDCSWTHGNKGCHGGLMDKAFQYVKDNGGLDSEESYPYHARNESCKYKPENSVANVTAFWSVVNKEDGLMTTVATVGPVSAAVDASLNSFQFYKKGIYYDPKCSNKRLNHGVLVVGYGFEGEESDNKKYWIVKNSWGANWGKHGYILMAKDRDNHCGIATMASFPIV; translated from the exons ATGCATCCTGCCTTCTTCCTGGCTACCCTTTGCCTGGGAATAGCGTCAGCTGCTCCACAAGTCAATCAGAGCTTAGATGAACAATGGTCCCAGTGGAAGGCAACACACGGGAAACTATATAGCATGGTTG AAGGACAGAAGAGAGCAGTGTGGGAGAGGAATATGCAAATGATTGAACAGCACAATCGGGAACACAGCCAAGGGAAACACAGCTTCACAATGGCAATGAATGGTTTTGGTGACATG aCCAGTGAAGAATTCAAGCAGGTGTTGAATGACCTTAAAATCCAGAAACACAAAAAGGGGAAAGTGTTCCAAGCACCTCTCTTTGCTGAGATCCCTTCATCTGTAGACTGGAGAGAGAAAGGCTATGTAACTCCC gGTGACTGTCATTCTTGTTGGGCTTTTAGTGCAACTGGTGCCCTTGAAGGACAGATGTTCCGGAAAACTGGCAAACTTGTTTCACTGAGTGAGCAGAACCTGGTGGACTGCTCTTGGACTCATGGCAATAAGGGCTGCCATGGTGGCCTAATGGATAAAGCCTTCCAGTATGTTAAGGACAATGGGGGACTGGACTCAGAGGAATCCTATCCATATCATGCACGG AACGAATCCTGCAAATACAAGCCTGAGAATTCTGTTGCCAACGTGACTGCCTTCTGGAGTGTCGTAAACAAGGAGGATGGCCTAATGACCACAGTGGCAACTGTGGGGCCTGTCTCTGCTGCTGTAGATGCAAGCCTGAATTCCTTCCAGTTCTATAAAAAAG GCATTTATTATGATCCAAAGTGCAGCAATAAACGCCTGAATCATGGTGTTCTGGTGGTTGGCTATGGCTTTGAAGGAGAAGaatcagataacaaaaaataCTGGATTGTCAAGAACAG
- the LOC102969290 gene encoding procathepsin L-like isoform X1, translated as MHPAFFLATLCLGIASAAPQVNQSLDEQWSQWKATHGKLYSMDEEGQKRAVWERNMQMIEQHNREHSQGKHSFTMAMNGFGDMTSEEFKQVLNDLKIQKHKKGKVFQAPLFAEIPSSVDWREKGYVTPVKNQGDCHSCWAFSATGALEGQMFRKTGKLVSLSEQNLVDCSWTHGNKGCHGGLMDKAFQYVKDNGGLDSEESYPYHARNESCKYKPENSVANVTAFWSVVNKEDGLMTTVATVGPVSAAVDASLNSFQFYKKGIYYDPKCSNKRLNHGVLVVGYGFEGEESDNKKYWIVKNSWGANWGKHGYILMAKDRDNHCGIATMASFPIV; from the exons ATGCATCCTGCCTTCTTCCTGGCTACCCTTTGCCTGGGAATAGCGTCAGCTGCTCCACAAGTCAATCAGAGCTTAGATGAACAATGGTCCCAGTGGAAGGCAACACACGGGAAACTATATAGCATG GATGAAGAAGGACAGAAGAGAGCAGTGTGGGAGAGGAATATGCAAATGATTGAACAGCACAATCGGGAACACAGCCAAGGGAAACACAGCTTCACAATGGCAATGAATGGTTTTGGTGACATG aCCAGTGAAGAATTCAAGCAGGTGTTGAATGACCTTAAAATCCAGAAACACAAAAAGGGGAAAGTGTTCCAAGCACCTCTCTTTGCTGAGATCCCTTCATCTGTAGACTGGAGAGAGAAAGGCTATGTAACTCCCGTGAAGAATCAG gGTGACTGTCATTCTTGTTGGGCTTTTAGTGCAACTGGTGCCCTTGAAGGACAGATGTTCCGGAAAACTGGCAAACTTGTTTCACTGAGTGAGCAGAACCTGGTGGACTGCTCTTGGACTCATGGCAATAAGGGCTGCCATGGTGGCCTAATGGATAAAGCCTTCCAGTATGTTAAGGACAATGGGGGACTGGACTCAGAGGAATCCTATCCATATCATGCACGG AACGAATCCTGCAAATACAAGCCTGAGAATTCTGTTGCCAACGTGACTGCCTTCTGGAGTGTCGTAAACAAGGAGGATGGCCTAATGACCACAGTGGCAACTGTGGGGCCTGTCTCTGCTGCTGTAGATGCAAGCCTGAATTCCTTCCAGTTCTATAAAAAAG GCATTTATTATGATCCAAAGTGCAGCAATAAACGCCTGAATCATGGTGTTCTGGTGGTTGGCTATGGCTTTGAAGGAGAAGaatcagataacaaaaaataCTGGATTGTCAAGAACAG